A region from the Colwellia sp. PAMC 21821 genome encodes:
- a CDS encoding DUF2909 domain-containing protein, whose amino-acid sequence MLIKIIVVGLLAFMIYNLFRALFIMNKNDPDKPPMSKFIGRRVITSVVIILLLVIGIFTGVITPNPRPF is encoded by the coding sequence GTGTTAATTAAAATTATTGTTGTCGGCTTATTAGCCTTTATGATTTATAACCTGTTTCGGGCGCTATTCATTATGAATAAAAATGACCCGGATAAACCACCTATGTCTAAATTTATCGGTCGTCGGGTAATAACATCGGTGGTTATTATCTTATTACTTGTTATCGGTATATTCACTGGGGTGATCACACCTAATCCACGTCCGTTCTAA
- a CDS encoding cytochrome c oxidase assembly protein: MTNGDSQNNLSKQAQSKTHDASVNKTVKKLMLIVFGMFGFGFAMVPLYDVFCDITGLNGKTSNVAASYNAVTIDTERTITVQFLTRTAKGIPWRFEPMINEIKVHPGERKTVKFYAKNESVSDIVGQAVPSVSPGRAAVYFQKIECFCFNNQPLKASEDVEMGLQFYVDLDLPDDVSTITLSYTLYDITSSVDS, from the coding sequence ATGACTAACGGTGACTCGCAAAATAATTTATCAAAGCAAGCGCAATCTAAAACGCATGATGCTTCAGTGAATAAAACAGTAAAAAAACTGATGTTGATTGTTTTCGGAATGTTTGGCTTTGGTTTTGCGATGGTGCCGTTATATGACGTGTTTTGCGATATCACTGGGTTAAACGGAAAAACATCGAACGTTGCAGCAAGTTATAACGCTGTAACTATAGATACCGAACGTACGATTACCGTGCAATTTTTGACTCGAACCGCCAAAGGTATTCCTTGGCGGTTTGAGCCAATGATTAATGAAATAAAAGTGCATCCAGGTGAGCGCAAAACCGTTAAATTTTACGCCAAAAATGAGTCTGTAAGCGATATTGTCGGGCAAGCTGTGCCGTCAGTATCACCAGGGCGGGCAGCGGTCTATTTTCAAAAGATAGAATGCTTTTGCTTTAATAACCAACCGCTAAAAGCCAGTGAAGATGTTGAAATGGGATTGCAGTTCTATGTTGATTTAGACCTACCCGATGATGTATCTACCATAACCCTATCTTACACCTTGTACGATATTACAAGCTCAGTTGATTCTTAA
- a CDS encoding COX15/CtaA family protein — protein MKTQSSSDIRKLVFVSILLAIVVVSLGAYTRLTHAGLGCPDWPGCYGLLDVPQTSEQIIAAEQAFPDRPVEPHKAWNEMIHRYFAGSLGILILIIALMSLKRRSQGGPVGLPIFLLLVVTFQAALGMWTVTMKLMPVVVMGHLLGGFTTLCLLLLLYLRLSDYRVPGGDLALKKYAKFAVLGIFILAGQIALGGWTSSNYAALTCTELPICQAGWADQMNFEHAFDLIPPEKDSYEFGHLDHASRVTIHVMHRLGAIVTTLYLLWLVISIYRKAQSPFFKNAALSLGFILSVQVGLGISNIWFSLPLSVAVSHNVVAAMLMMSLITMTYSLKRKI, from the coding sequence ATGAAAACTCAAAGCTCTTCCGACATTAGAAAGCTTGTTTTTGTTAGCATTTTATTAGCCATAGTGGTGGTGAGTTTAGGTGCTTATACCCGTTTAACACATGCTGGTTTGGGGTGCCCAGACTGGCCAGGTTGTTATGGCTTACTTGACGTACCACAAACTAGTGAACAAATTATTGCTGCTGAGCAAGCCTTTCCTGATCGGCCAGTAGAGCCTCATAAAGCCTGGAATGAAATGATCCATCGCTATTTCGCTGGCTCATTAGGTATATTGATCTTAATTATTGCCTTAATGTCGCTTAAGCGCCGTTCGCAGGGTGGTCCCGTTGGTTTGCCTATTTTTCTTTTGTTGGTAGTGACCTTTCAAGCCGCGCTTGGTATGTGGACGGTTACCATGAAGTTGATGCCTGTGGTGGTAATGGGGCACTTACTTGGCGGGTTTACCACCTTATGTTTACTGCTATTACTGTATTTACGCTTAAGTGATTACCGGGTGCCCGGTGGCGACCTCGCCTTGAAAAAATATGCAAAATTTGCCGTATTAGGTATTTTTATTTTGGCTGGACAAATAGCCTTAGGCGGTTGGACATCATCCAACTATGCTGCGCTGACTTGTACCGAACTGCCCATATGCCAAGCAGGATGGGCAGATCAGATGAATTTTGAACATGCCTTTGATTTGATCCCTCCAGAGAAAGACAGTTATGAATTTGGCCATCTTGATCACGCATCACGTGTGACAATTCATGTAATGCATCGCTTAGGTGCTATAGTAACTACGCTATATTTATTATGGTTGGTTATTAGCATTTATCGTAAGGCACAATCACCATTTTTTAAGAACGCAGCATTGAGCTTAGGCTTTATTCTTAGCGTACAAGTTGGTTTAGGTATTAGTAATATTTGGTTCTCACTACCACTGAGTGTAGCGGTGAGTCACAACGTGGTAGCGGCCATGTTAATGATGTCATTAATTACCATGACATATAGTTTAAAACGGAAAATTTAG
- a CDS encoding SURF1 family protein → MNSVSLQHKLKQLNWPMVIFTMLVFSTLIKLGFWQIDRALEKEQRQHRINELSQRDALSLAQVLTLQGLQDGINDLPIQLTGNFIGDKVFLLDNQPDKGRFGYRVYQIIESNDAAILVNLGWVQGAIDRNILPEITPVIGQHTLTGHVREVEVGIQLQAQNLTNPSWPLRVQQIELDKFSQLIGKKLLPFVVYLDKKETIGYKKNWQPIVMPPEKHRAYAFQWFSLALAWISLMIWAAIKMSKNESSE, encoded by the coding sequence ATGAATTCGGTATCACTTCAGCACAAGTTAAAACAACTTAATTGGCCAATGGTTATATTTACCATGCTAGTATTTTCAACATTAATCAAGCTTGGATTTTGGCAAATTGACCGCGCACTTGAAAAAGAGCAACGTCAACATCGTATTAATGAATTAAGCCAACGCGATGCATTATCTTTAGCGCAAGTATTAACGCTTCAAGGTTTGCAAGACGGCATCAACGATTTACCTATTCAACTAACGGGCAACTTTATTGGAGATAAAGTATTCCTCCTCGACAATCAACCAGACAAAGGACGTTTTGGCTATCGTGTATATCAAATTATTGAAAGTAATGATGCCGCCATACTCGTTAATCTGGGCTGGGTTCAAGGGGCAATTGATCGAAATATACTGCCTGAAATTACACCTGTTATTGGGCAGCATACTCTTACGGGCCATGTCCGCGAAGTGGAAGTGGGTATTCAATTACAAGCACAGAATTTAACCAATCCATCATGGCCATTAAGAGTTCAGCAAATAGAATTAGATAAGTTTTCACAATTAATTGGCAAGAAACTGTTGCCCTTTGTCGTTTACTTAGATAAAAAAGAGACTATTGGATATAAAAAAAATTGGCAGCCCATTGTAATGCCACCAGAAAAACATCGGGCATATGCCTTTCAATGGTTTAGTTTAGCATTGGCTTGGATCAGTTTAATGATTTGGGCAGCAATAAAAATGAGTAAAAATGAATCGTCAGAATAA
- a CDS encoding cytochrome c oxidase subunit 3: MTTKEYESYYVPAQSKWPIVGAVALFLIAVGAGNYVANLNNPESVGGGWVLLAGIALIIYMVFGWFNNVITESMAGKYSRQMDNSFRQGMSWFIFSEVMFFAAFFGALLYARTFSVPWLDGAGNNAATAAILWPDFTATWPLIKTPDGTETTAMGWYGLPLINTILLLTSSITAHFAHVSLEQEKRGLLKFWLGLTVVLGVVFLFCQGLEYAHGYADEMKLYLDSGIYGNTFYLLTGFHGMHVTLGTIMLLVMLIRVFKGHFTPKNHFAFQAASWYWHFVDVVWVILFVFVYII, translated from the coding sequence ATGACGACAAAAGAATACGAAAGTTATTACGTACCAGCACAAAGCAAATGGCCAATAGTGGGTGCAGTTGCGCTGTTTTTAATTGCAGTAGGTGCTGGCAATTATGTAGCAAATTTAAATAATCCTGAAAGTGTTGGCGGCGGCTGGGTTCTACTAGCGGGTATCGCACTGATTATTTATATGGTTTTTGGCTGGTTCAATAATGTTATTACCGAGTCAATGGCTGGAAAATATAGTCGACAAATGGACAATTCATTCCGCCAAGGCATGAGCTGGTTTATTTTTTCAGAAGTCATGTTTTTCGCTGCTTTCTTCGGTGCTTTACTTTACGCACGTACTTTTTCAGTACCTTGGCTTGACGGCGCAGGTAACAATGCCGCAACAGCGGCAATTTTATGGCCTGACTTTACCGCAACTTGGCCATTGATAAAAACACCAGATGGCACTGAAACAACCGCAATGGGTTGGTACGGTTTACCGTTAATTAATACTATTTTACTGTTAACCTCCTCAATTACGGCACATTTTGCTCATGTTTCACTAGAGCAAGAAAAACGCGGTTTATTGAAGTTTTGGCTGGGGCTAACCGTGGTTTTAGGTGTGGTGTTTTTGTTTTGCCAAGGCCTAGAGTATGCACATGGTTATGCTGATGAAATGAAACTGTATTTAGACAGTGGCATATACGGCAATACCTTTTATCTACTGACTGGCTTTCACGGTATGCATGTGACCTTAGGGACAATTATGCTACTGGTTATGCTTATTCGGGTATTTAAAGGCCATTTCACACCGAAAAACCACTTTGCATTCCAAGCCGCAAGTTGGTATTGGCATTTTGTTGATGTAGTGTGGGTAATACTGTTTGTTTTTGTTTATATTATCTAA